The following proteins are encoded in a genomic region of Paenibacillus sp. FSL H3-0469:
- a CDS encoding histidine kinase, producing MLKFPAVSMRHTIFIRMVVTYLAIILPILLLGLYLYNWSYRNASQDLSRATLSQLTYYLEDLNREVEWMEIQQYDLAQDTELNKIAVTWNYMDDVQKRESLNYITQRLTSLKNSSAYIGDVFVHIRTINKTLSAMNGIDQFDSSKFNFFRSVDLRKEGRLINWNNFLELSVTQSSGRMGEPPLFIVQIELDNEKLRDSLRAINAYEESGSLLVSRLTDYALGTENSSPELIESYHQAVDEGNLYNWELDGIRYHIDSFSSDRLGMAVATYLPEKAVKRPLTKFVVWAWLFAAASFLAVLIYSYATYKFVQKPLLVLIRSFKRMESGTLDIQIDHARKDEFGYLYLRFNQMLSRLRMLIDQDYTQKLMMQRAELKQLQSQINPHFLYNSFFILSALAKQGDSSRIEEFAGMLGEYFRFITRNGEDNVRLAEETRHSRMYTEIQKMRFSRRIQVQFDELPEAMEELRVPRLILQPIIENAYEHCLEKQAEDGELRISFEQEEREIRIIVEDNGCGLTDERIETLRRRLNQNGGTHEVTGMSNIHRRIQLIYGEGSGLFLDRSTLSGLRVEIRIRLTGGEGLVQTIDR from the coding sequence GTGCTTAAGTTTCCTGCGGTGTCGATGCGCCACACTATTTTTATCCGGATGGTTGTGACTTATCTAGCTATTATTCTGCCGATTCTGCTGCTGGGACTCTACCTCTACAACTGGAGCTACAGGAATGCAAGCCAGGATCTGTCCAGAGCGACTCTGTCGCAATTAACCTATTATCTGGAGGACCTGAACCGTGAGGTGGAGTGGATGGAGATCCAGCAGTATGATCTTGCCCAGGATACCGAGCTGAACAAGATTGCCGTTACCTGGAATTATATGGACGATGTTCAAAAGCGGGAGAGCCTGAACTACATCACGCAGCGGCTCACCTCCCTGAAGAACAGCAGCGCCTATATCGGCGATGTGTTCGTTCATATCCGTACCATTAACAAAACGCTGTCCGCGATGAACGGCATTGATCAGTTTGACAGCAGCAAGTTCAATTTCTTCCGGTCGGTCGATCTGAGAAAAGAAGGGCGGCTGATCAACTGGAACAACTTCCTGGAGCTCAGCGTTACCCAGTCAAGCGGGAGGATGGGCGAGCCGCCGCTGTTCATCGTTCAGATCGAGCTGGACAACGAGAAGCTGAGGGATTCGCTCCGGGCGATTAACGCGTACGAAGAGAGCGGCTCGCTGCTGGTCTCGCGGCTGACGGACTATGCGCTCGGTACGGAGAACAGCTCCCCGGAGCTGATTGAGAGCTATCACCAGGCGGTTGATGAAGGGAACCTGTACAACTGGGAGCTGGACGGAATACGGTATCATATCGACAGCTTCTCTTCTGACAGGCTGGGGATGGCTGTGGCCACCTATTTGCCGGAGAAGGCGGTCAAGCGCCCGCTGACCAAGTTCGTGGTCTGGGCTTGGCTGTTCGCGGCGGCGTCCTTCCTGGCGGTGCTGATCTATTCCTACGCGACCTATAAGTTCGTTCAGAAGCCGCTGCTTGTACTGATCCGCAGCTTCAAACGGATGGAGAGCGGTACGCTTGATATTCAGATTGACCATGCCCGCAAGGATGAATTCGGCTATCTGTATCTCCGGTTCAACCAGATGCTCAGCAGGCTGCGAATGCTGATTGACCAGGATTACACCCAGAAGCTGATGATGCAGCGGGCGGAGCTGAAGCAGCTCCAGTCGCAGATCAACCCGCATTTCCTCTATAACAGCTTCTTCATTCTCAGCGCCCTGGCGAAGCAGGGGGACAGCTCCCGGATTGAGGAGTTCGCTGGCATGCTGGGCGAATATTTCCGGTTCATCACCCGTAACGGAGAGGATAATGTCCGGCTTGCGGAGGAGACACGCCATTCCCGGATGTACACGGAGATCCAGAAGATGCGTTTCTCCAGGCGCATTCAGGTTCAGTTCGACGAGTTGCCGGAAGCCATGGAGGAGCTGCGGGTTCCGCGCCTGATTCTCCAGCCTATTATCGAGAATGCCTATGAGCATTGTTTGGAGAAGCAGGCGGAGGATGGGGAGCTGCGGATTTCTTTTGAACAGGAGGAACGGGAGATCCGCATTATTGTCGAGGATAACGGATGCGGGCTGACCGATGAACGGATCGAGACCTTGAGAAGGCGGCTGAATCAGAACGGCGGCACGCATGAAGTTACCGGCATGAGCAATA
- a CDS encoding extracellular solute-binding protein, which translates to MAWTVAACMAVQLLTACEKSDSLAERSPVPEGQPGSAPLYEEPGLSKYDPPIQLSFVRENNDALEEILKELPGESLEHNRWTELYEEVLGIKITYDWTEWSSIYSRKLGVSLASGDIPDIVRVNASQLRVLSNAGLIQDLSGVYDQYATPLTRKVLSEEGTGPFETATLDGKLMAIPETNSSIEGAMFLWIRTDWLERLGLQPPKTMAEVLAISKAFTQEDPDGNGRHDTYGLAVTKYLWDPVMGLTGFMAGYGAYPGIWIKDKTGKLVFGGIQPEIKHALQVLQDLYRTGQIDREFAFKDGVKASDWIEHEQVGMMYGEQWGSFLVQLSREQNPQAEWQAFPLVSESGAAPKVPLPFSTNQFLAVKQGVQHPEALIKLINLHLEKNWGTTSEVERYYNAPQAVWKLSPVTPFPVQKNLEAFRELETFRRTGDASVLQDEAKTIQKRIAAYEAGGADSETGWGWERTYGPSGAFSILDGYERKSQLLYESFVGAPTETMIEKQNILNNLQIDAFLDIIQGRPISEFDNFVAQWNKLGGEQITAEVNDWYAKKGGSGK; encoded by the coding sequence ATGGCCTGGACTGTCGCTGCGTGCATGGCCGTACAACTGTTGACCGCTTGTGAGAAGAGTGATAGCCTTGCGGAGCGTTCTCCGGTCCCTGAAGGACAGCCGGGGAGCGCTCCGCTCTATGAGGAGCCGGGTCTAAGCAAATATGATCCGCCGATTCAGCTGTCGTTCGTACGTGAGAACAACGATGCGCTTGAAGAAATACTGAAAGAATTGCCGGGGGAGTCGCTGGAGCATAACCGCTGGACCGAGCTGTATGAAGAGGTGCTCGGTATTAAGATCACCTATGATTGGACGGAGTGGAGTTCCATCTACTCCCGCAAGCTGGGGGTATCCCTGGCCTCCGGGGATATCCCCGATATTGTGCGGGTGAATGCTTCGCAGCTCAGGGTGCTGAGCAATGCAGGGCTGATCCAGGATTTGAGCGGAGTCTATGACCAGTATGCAACCCCGTTAACCCGCAAGGTGCTGAGCGAGGAAGGGACGGGTCCGTTCGAGACAGCTACCCTCGACGGCAAGCTTATGGCGATCCCGGAGACCAATTCGTCCATTGAGGGTGCGATGTTCCTGTGGATTCGTACGGACTGGCTGGAACGCCTTGGCCTTCAGCCGCCGAAGACGATGGCAGAGGTGCTGGCTATTTCGAAAGCGTTTACGCAGGAAGATCCTGACGGCAACGGCAGGCACGATACCTACGGCCTTGCGGTAACCAAATACCTGTGGGACCCGGTCATGGGACTTACCGGGTTCATGGCCGGTTATGGTGCTTATCCCGGAATCTGGATTAAGGACAAGACCGGCAAGCTGGTCTTTGGAGGGATCCAGCCGGAGATCAAGCATGCTCTGCAGGTGCTTCAGGACTTGTACCGGACAGGACAGATTGACAGGGAATTCGCGTTCAAAGACGGGGTCAAGGCCAGCGACTGGATTGAGCATGAGCAGGTCGGAATGATGTACGGGGAGCAGTGGGGCTCCTTCCTCGTGCAGCTCAGCCGTGAGCAGAATCCGCAGGCCGAGTGGCAGGCCTTCCCGCTGGTCTCGGAGTCCGGGGCAGCGCCGAAGGTGCCGCTTCCGTTCAGTACCAACCAGTTCCTGGCAGTTAAGCAAGGCGTCCAGCACCCCGAGGCGCTGATTAAGCTGATTAACCTGCATCTGGAGAAGAACTGGGGGACTACGAGTGAGGTAGAGCGGTACTATAACGCGCCGCAGGCGGTGTGGAAGCTGTCGCCGGTGACGCCGTTTCCGGTGCAGAAGAACCTGGAGGCCTTCCGGGAGCTGGAGACCTTCCGGCGCACCGGCGATGCCTCCGTGCTTCAGGATGAAGCGAAGACGATCCAGAAGCGGATTGCCGCTTACGAGGCAGGAGGTGCGGACAGCGAGACAGGCTGGGGCTGGGAGCGGACGTATGGGCCTTCGGGCGCTTTTTCCATCCTGGACGGGTATGAACGTAAATCTCAGCTGCTCTATGAGAGCTTCGTCGGCGCACCTACAGAGACGATGATCGAGAAGCAGAATATTCTAAATAATCTTCAGATTGATGCCTTTCTTGATATTATTCAGGGCAGACCGATCAGCGAGTTCGATAATTTCGTGGCACAGTGGAACAAGCTGGGCGGCGAGCAGATTACGGCTGAGGTTAACGACTGGTATGCTAAGAAGGGCGGGAGCGGCAAATGA
- a CDS encoding endo-1,4-beta-xylanase — MRQNNRTSTPARLARSIIFAAALLWLSGCSASGGDAAPAAPSPGPQESAASSPAASPAGTPVASATASPEAAAEAPVQQEATPLAAAYADYFPIGAAVEPDQTEGATAELLKKHVNWLVAENAMKPDAIAPAEGTFTWERADRIVAFAKANGMGLRFHTLVWHSQTPEWFFRDEAGGAMVDETDAKKREANKKLLLKRLDSYVTAVVSRYKDDISSWDVVNEVIEPNDPDGMRASDWYKITGTGFIETAFRAARKAGGPELKLYINDYGTESPEKRDRLYELVKDMLAKGVPIDGVGHQTHINLEYPTVESIIGSMEKFHALGLDNQITELDMSLYVYNDLSDVGPVVPEDILQKQAARYGELFAALRDRKELLSGVMFWGIADDHTWLSTFPTERTEAPMLFDRHHQPKPAFQAVTDF, encoded by the coding sequence GTGCGCCAAAATAACAGAACAAGCACTCCGGCCAGACTGGCCCGGAGTATAATCTTCGCAGCCGCGCTTCTATGGTTATCCGGCTGCTCCGCTTCTGGCGGGGACGCGGCTCCGGCTGCCCCCTCGCCCGGGCCGCAGGAGAGCGCGGCGTCATCCCCGGCAGCTTCTCCCGCCGGGACTCCGGTAGCTTCCGCCACAGCTTCGCCTGAAGCTGCTGCGGAAGCTCCGGTGCAACAGGAGGCCACGCCGCTGGCGGCAGCTTATGCGGATTACTTCCCCATAGGCGCTGCGGTGGAGCCGGACCAGACAGAAGGAGCGACGGCAGAGCTGCTGAAGAAGCATGTGAACTGGCTCGTGGCCGAGAATGCGATGAAGCCGGATGCGATTGCACCGGCTGAGGGCACCTTCACCTGGGAACGGGCGGACCGGATCGTCGCCTTCGCCAAGGCGAACGGCATGGGGCTGCGCTTCCACACCCTGGTATGGCACAGCCAGACCCCGGAGTGGTTCTTCCGGGATGAGGCGGGCGGAGCGATGGTCGATGAGACCGATGCGAAGAAGCGCGAAGCGAACAAGAAGCTGCTACTGAAGCGGCTCGACAGCTATGTCACTGCTGTTGTCAGCCGTTACAAGGACGACATCTCCTCCTGGGATGTAGTGAATGAGGTGATAGAGCCTAACGACCCTGACGGTATGCGGGCCAGCGACTGGTACAAGATTACCGGTACCGGATTCATTGAGACCGCCTTCCGGGCGGCCCGCAAGGCTGGAGGACCGGAGCTTAAGCTGTACATTAATGATTACGGCACAGAGAGTCCGGAGAAGCGGGACCGGCTCTACGAGCTGGTGAAGGACATGCTGGCGAAGGGAGTGCCGATCGACGGGGTTGGCCACCAGACCCATATTAATCTGGAATATCCTACGGTGGAGAGCATAATCGGGTCCATGGAGAAGTTCCATGCTCTGGGCCTGGATAATCAGATTACTGAGCTGGATATGAGCCTGTATGTCTATAATGATCTCAGCGATGTCGGCCCTGTAGTCCCCGAGGATATCCTGCAGAAGCAGGCCGCGCGGTATGGTGAGCTATTCGCTGCTCTAAGAGATCGGAAGGAGCTGCTAAGCGGGGTCATGTTCTGGGGCATTGCGGATGATCATACCTGGCTGAGCACCTTCCCGACTGAGCGCACCGAGGCTCCGATGCTGTTCGACCGGCACCATCAGCCCAAACCGGCCTTCCAGGCGGTCACTGATTTCTAA